A window from Methanobrevibacter sp. V74 encodes these proteins:
- a CDS encoding tripartite tricarboxylate transporter permease has protein sequence MIELVIACFIGIAIGATTGMIPGIHVNTAGAIIFASSTFLLTIVSPEFLCVLMVSMSIAHALIEFIPSMLLGVPQEGTATSILPGHRMVLQGRSKEVIRIVSVGGFGAILVTISMLPLFAIVLPTLHDVTKPFTWIILLVASIYLTHSLTGNFRDFLWSLLLFALSGILGWIIFQTPISSGITLMCVFSGLFGISTIIFSLNDSSTIPHQNPFYELNIDYDKFKSIFAGGMTGAILGFLPGFGPAQGTVIAQAVSGTNDNKDDDTANFLLATSGLNVSDCLFSLIAIYIIGNPRSGIAVYMSYLIFEMGLNHLAIFIFASLIAVSVSLVLSLKLGDSFSRLMSGVDYKKLSISVIVLQIAILYLFIFYYKAPVIYMTLALITSTAMGMLPHYIGVGKSHLMGVLIIPAIVIYMQMFIG, from the coding sequence ATGATAGAATTAGTTATAGCATGTTTTATAGGAATAGCCATTGGAGCAACAACTGGGATGATACCTGGAATACATGTTAACACAGCCGGAGCAATAATATTTGCTTCCTCGACATTCTTATTAACAATAGTATCTCCCGAATTTCTATGCGTACTTATGGTTTCAATGTCAATAGCTCATGCACTGATTGAATTTATCCCTTCAATGCTTTTAGGAGTTCCACAGGAAGGCACAGCAACATCAATACTTCCAGGACATAGAATGGTACTTCAAGGCAGATCAAAAGAGGTTATTAGAATTGTATCCGTTGGAGGATTTGGAGCTATTTTAGTGACTATTTCAATGCTTCCACTTTTTGCAATAGTGCTGCCAACATTGCATGATGTAACAAAACCATTTACATGGATTATTCTTTTAGTTGCATCAATTTATCTAACCCATAGTTTAACTGGAAATTTTAGAGATTTCTTATGGTCTTTATTACTGTTTGCGTTATCTGGAATTTTAGGTTGGATCATTTTTCAAACACCTATTTCATCTGGAATTACATTAATGTGTGTATTTTCAGGATTATTTGGAATAAGTACCATAATATTCAGTTTAAATGATTCATCGACAATACCTCATCAGAATCCATTTTACGAGCTCAATATTGATTATGATAAATTTAAAAGTATTTTTGCAGGAGGAATGACCGGTGCGATACTTGGTTTTTTACCAGGTTTTGGACCTGCCCAAGGAACAGTGATCGCTCAAGCAGTGAGTGGAACAAACGATAATAAGGATGATGATACAGCAAATTTTCTTCTAGCAACTTCCGGACTGAATGTTTCAGATTGTCTTTTTTCATTAATTGCAATATACATTATTGGAAATCCCCGAAGCGGAATAGCCGTTTACATGTCTTATTTAATATTTGAAATGGGTTTGAATCACTTGGCAATTTTTATATTTGCATCACTGATAGCTGTTTCTGTTTCTCTTGTATTGTCATTGAAATTAGGAGATTCATTTTCAAGATTAATGAGTGGTGTTGATTATAAAAAACTCTCAATTAGTGTGATTGTGCTTCAAATTGCAATACTTTATTTGTTTATTTTCTATTACAAGGCCCCTGTAATTTATATGACATTAGCTTTGATTACTTCAACTGCAATGGGAATGCTTCCGCACTATATTGGAGTTGGCAAATCTCATTTAATGGGAGTTTTGATTATTCCAGCGATTGTGATTTATATGCAAATGTTTATTGGGTGA